In Myxococcus stipitatus, the genomic window GTAGCGCAGCTGGCCCAGCGTCCCGGCCAGCACCAGGTACAGCGCGCGCAGCCCCAGGATGGCGAAGGCGTTGGAGCTGTAGAGCACGAAGGTGTCCTGCGTCACCGAGAAGGCGGCCGGCACCGAGTCCACCGCGAAGAGGATGTCCGTCACCTCCAGGCCCAGCAGCGCCAGCAGCAGCGGCGTCGCCACGCGTCGCCCGTTCGGCCGCTTCACGAAGAAGCGCTTGCCGTGCACGTGCCGGGTCATGGGCAGCCGGTGTGACAGCCAGCGCACGGCGCGGTTGTCTTGCTCCTTCGCCGGGTCCTCGCGCAGCACGCGCCAGGCGGTGACCAGCAGGATGGCGCCGAAGACGTAGGACACCCACTGCCAGCGCTGCAGCGCCGCCGCGCCCACGAAGATGAAGAGGGCCCGGAACACGAGCGCCCCGAAGATGCCCAGGAAGAGCACCTGGTGCTGGGCCCTCAGCGGGATGGACAGGCTCTGGAAGATGACGAGGAAGACGAAGACGTTGTCCAGGCTCAGGCTCTTCTCGATGGCCCACGCCGCCAGGTACTCCTGACCCGCCTGGGCGCCGAGCGTGTGCCAGACCAGCCCGCCGAACAGCAGCCCGGTGGCAATCCACACACAGCTCCACGCGATGGCCGCCCGGTGGGATTCGCCGTGGTGG contains:
- a CDS encoding TerC/Alx family metal homeostasis membrane protein yields the protein MHTFPRMHAIPTWLWGVFWASVLAMLALDLLLHRGHHGESHRAAIAWSCVWIATGLLFGGLVWHTLGAQAGQEYLAAWAIEKSLSLDNVFVFLVIFQSLSIPLRAQHQVLFLGIFGALVFRALFIFVGAAALQRWQWVSYVFGAILLVTAWRVLREDPAKEQDNRAVRWLSHRLPMTRHVHGKRFFVKRPNGRRVATPLLLALLGLEVTDILFAVDSVPAAFSVTQDTFVLYSSNAFAILGLRALYLVLAGTLGQLRYLHYGLSGVLAFAGLKMVLAKWVHIPPLPSVAIIVALVGVAVWASLRARRRESRARERGPPDDPRARQGPGPWGPGPDAHAH